A genomic region of bacterium contains the following coding sequences:
- a CDS encoding energy transducer TonB — MNKITIQISIILLAISQSSCTPPAEIVSYSELDEGFVAIYSPFPNYPPDARLQGEEGTVIIKALVGTDGKVNKVEISQSSGYSSLDSAARDAAGEWEFTEPTRNGEPVRVWVLLSFNFRLT; from the coding sequence ATGAATAAAATAACTATACAAATTTCAATAATTCTCTTGGCAATATCCCAATCATCGTGTACACCTCCTGCGGAGATAGTTTCTTATTCGGAATTGGATGAAGGTTTTGTTGCGATATATAGTCCTTTTCCGAATTATCCACCTGACGCTAGATTGCAAGGCGAGGAGGGCACGGTCATCATAAAAGCGCTTGTAGGTACTGACGGCAAAGTTAACAAGGTCGAAATTTCACAAAGCTCAGGCTACTCATCCCTGGACAGTGCCGCAAGGGACGCAGCAGGGGAGTGGGAGTTTACAGAGCCTACCAGGAACGGCGAACCTGTAAGGGTGTGGGTTCTGTTATCCTTCAATTTTAGATTGACATAG
- a CDS encoding winged helix-turn-helix transcriptional regulator: MMRALGTHSRMSILEVLKSGPLDVGDIASRLGISQSAVSQHLKVLKKFELVADERHSYFIAYSLNPLALARLEEIFDAVCRINFENLTIQRKLERRQRLERLIALKERLEHDLERIQSAIVELEREEEQESI, encoded by the coding sequence GTGATGCGCGCGCTGGGCACTCACAGCAGGATGAGCATCCTGGAGGTGCTTAAATCCGGACCTCTGGATGTAGGGGATATAGCTTCCCGTTTAGGCATAAGCCAGAGCGCTGTATCCCAGCATCTTAAGGTTCTCAAGAAATTCGAACTTGTTGCAGACGAGCGCCATTCATACTTCATTGCTTACTCCCTTAATCCCCTGGCTTTGGCAAGACTTGAGGAGATTTTCGATGCCGTTTGCCGCATCAATTTCGAGAACTTGACTATTCAGCGCAAACTGGAAAGACGTCAACGTCTTGAACGCCTTATTGCTTTGAAAGAGAGGCTTGAGCACGATCTTGAACGTATACAATCAGCCATTGTCGAGCTAGAGAGAGAAGAGGAGCAGGAATCAATATAG
- a CDS encoding PadR family transcriptional regulator — protein sequence MHINNLKSGLQNKLAETDVAVLGLLAEKPSYGYEIEQRVSSRGMRNWTRMEQSSIYNSLRRLERKGLVRSERKEVDGRLRRIYVPTTEGSKALAQEVYNNLSIPAKELTNFDLGLCNIYAIGREKAIDALMHYNRALEETISFFDSNAKKMRAFGIPIAAWLFERPSAECRARVQWIREFIEELKKAEFPKINN from the coding sequence ATGCATATAAATAATCTTAAATCAGGACTACAGAATAAACTTGCAGAGACCGATGTAGCTGTGCTTGGCCTTCTGGCAGAAAAACCTTCGTACGGTTACGAGATCGAACAGCGCGTTTCATCACGGGGAATGCGAAACTGGACAAGAATGGAACAAAGCTCAATCTATAACAGCCTGCGCCGTCTTGAAAGAAAAGGATTAGTCCGTTCTGAACGAAAGGAAGTGGATGGTCGTCTTCGCCGCATCTACGTGCCGACAACTGAAGGTTCAAAAGCTCTAGCGCAGGAGGTCTACAATAATCTTTCGATTCCTGCAAAGGAACTAACAAATTTCGACTTGGGCTTATGCAACATATACGCAATCGGCAGGGAAAAAGCTATCGACGCTCTCATGCATTACAACCGCGCTTTGGAGGAAACGATAAGCTTTTTTGATTCTAATGCAAAGAAGATGCGCGCGTTCGGGATTCCTATCGCGGCTTGGCTTTTCGAACGTCCTTCGGCCGAGTGCCGGGCCAGAGTTCAGTGGATACGTGAGTTTATTGAGGAACTCAAGAAAGCGGAGTTCCCCAAAATCAACAACTAA
- a CDS encoding serine protease, which translates to MQNQPTNRDFKPLIVIAWIMSVSAILRAQVYPSNVVDDVRSFSITLITYDSLDNPMSIGCGFFIGGQGDIVTSRHVIKEASRVEILTSDRKRWTARQVVAEDIEADLIRLSVDIQSDNIHPLPIAGLIPEIGEAVVVIGPQIDEAKTSRKVLEGTISALREIGGFGTILEISTPVSPGFSGSPVVNSKGEVVGVTAFQLTGQDTTNYAVSSERIMKLVSDTSIDIRVWESERRNREPNSNNELYLKGMNFILQENWDAALACFDSIIEESPLHILAYPMKGYCNLKLERWDEAVKAYYQALMIDPTDAASYYDMALAYAKSEQWGEAMASYKQAIRLDSTNADSYCGLGIAYVNLDEWKEARECFRKASAINPNLASAHYGAGLTSWVLDDMDSAWFEYHMLEQLDKKMAEDLYSKISE; encoded by the coding sequence ATGCAAAACCAGCCGACGAATAGGGATTTCAAACCACTCATTGTTATTGCGTGGATAATGAGTGTTTCCGCAATACTTAGAGCTCAAGTATATCCCTCGAATGTGGTGGACGATGTCAGGTCATTTTCAATTACGCTAATTACTTATGACAGTCTGGATAATCCGATGTCGATAGGCTGCGGTTTCTTTATCGGAGGACAAGGAGATATAGTTACAAGTAGACACGTTATCAAGGAGGCGAGCCGGGTTGAGATTCTCACTTCTGATAGAAAACGCTGGACTGCCAGGCAGGTTGTGGCTGAGGACATAGAAGCAGACCTGATAAGATTATCCGTTGATATTCAAAGTGATAATATTCACCCCCTCCCCATAGCAGGCTTAATACCTGAAATCGGAGAAGCCGTTGTAGTGATTGGACCTCAAATCGACGAAGCAAAAACATCAAGAAAGGTTCTGGAAGGAACAATCTCCGCTTTGAGAGAAATAGGAGGGTTTGGAACCATTCTTGAGATTTCAACGCCAGTGTCTCCCGGATTCAGTGGAAGCCCGGTAGTGAATTCGAAAGGCGAGGTTGTGGGCGTCACGGCATTCCAGCTGACAGGTCAAGACACAACCAACTACGCCGTATCATCCGAACGAATTATGAAACTTGTATCCGACACCTCGATAGATATCCGTGTCTGGGAGTCTGAGCGCAGAAATAGAGAACCAAATTCAAACAACGAGTTGTATCTCAAAGGAATGAATTTTATACTGCAGGAAAACTGGGATGCCGCCCTTGCGTGTTTCGATTCGATCATCGAGGAGAGCCCCTTGCATATTCTTGCCTACCCCATGAAAGGATACTGCAATCTTAAACTTGAACGCTGGGATGAAGCCGTCAAGGCTTACTATCAGGCGCTCATGATTGATCCTACCGACGCGGCCTCCTACTACGATATGGCCCTGGCCTACGCAAAGTCTGAACAATGGGGTGAAGCGATGGCGTCATACAAACAGGCAATCCGGCTTGACAGTACAAATGCTGATTCATACTGCGGTCTTGGTATTGCCTACGTTAATCTTGATGAATGGAAAGAGGCGAGGGAGTGTTTCAGAAAGGCTTCGGCAATAAACCCCAATCTCGCATCCGCACACTACGGCGCAGGCTTAACTTCGTGGGTCTTAGATGATATGGATTCAGCATGGTTCGAGTATCATATGCTTGAACAACTCGATAAAAAAATGGCTGAGGATCTTTACTCAAAAATAAGCGAATAA
- a CDS encoding HD domain-containing protein — protein MNINRQKARELLKGIGMDEETQRHSEGVAKRAEAVCRILEAAGHSFYTERVFLAALLHDIGLTEPHGLDHGAASAEILKERGLDDLASLVKVHALPQTDDLPIEAKVLIYADITTGPDGKAIDPMVKLDFIHRLSQEWKNEKERVLALEAYDVKRRIVSEIDELIKKAMSVT, from the coding sequence ATGAACATCAATAGACAAAAAGCCCGCGAACTTCTTAAAGGAATAGGAATGGACGAAGAGACACAAAGACATTCCGAAGGAGTTGCAAAACGTGCCGAGGCCGTTTGCAGAATACTCGAAGCCGCAGGACATTCGTTTTATACAGAGAGGGTTTTTCTTGCCGCTCTTTTGCATGATATTGGACTTACAGAACCTCACGGCCTTGATCATGGAGCTGCTAGCGCAGAGATTCTTAAGGAGAGGGGGCTTGATGATTTGGCTTCGCTTGTGAAGGTGCATGCCCTTCCTCAAACCGATGATCTGCCGATTGAGGCAAAAGTGCTTATATATGCAGATATAACGACAGGTCCGGACGGAAAGGCAATAGACCCCATGGTTAAACTTGATTTTATACATCGTTTAAGCCAGGAATGGAAAAATGAAAAAGAAAGGGTTCTCGCACTCGAGGCTTACGACGTAAAAAGAAGGATTGTATCCGAGATTGACGAGCTTATAAAGAAAGCAATGTCCGTAACTTGA
- a CDS encoding alpha/beta hydrolase: MLERFPSIDVGDESISYQVTGKGEALFCLHGWAGHERTYDGILKWFNPHFKVFQLAWPGFGSVSARRSAYRISDMVRWVDTFRNKSGIDRINLMGNCIGANVALEYAYTHPDKVKNLILNEPHAFMPDYFFLLLYPLIKDILLNLVFKTSIGRKLLLKAFPLEEEGKGTGYTERRLTAVPTHCMSAYLKALYLYARETNLHSRPKLPVRTLFPIPRETFGQVAAFEKSYSCCFEKFESISVEGSVHNPVVEDPRLFSEAVLPRLLDCS; the protein is encoded by the coding sequence ATGCTGGAGCGGTTTCCCTCTATCGATGTGGGTGATGAGTCGATAAGCTACCAAGTCACTGGAAAGGGCGAAGCGTTATTTTGTCTGCATGGCTGGGCTGGCCACGAGCGAACGTATGACGGCATACTGAAATGGTTCAATCCACACTTCAAGGTTTTCCAGTTAGCATGGCCTGGTTTTGGTTCGGTCTCAGCTCGCAGGAGCGCTTACAGGATTTCTGATATGGTCAGATGGGTGGATACATTCAGGAATAAATCGGGTATAGACAGAATAAACCTTATGGGGAATTGCATTGGCGCTAATGTCGCTCTTGAGTATGCCTACACTCATCCTGACAAGGTTAAAAACCTCATACTCAATGAACCGCATGCATTTATGCCGGATTACTTTTTTCTTCTTCTTTATCCTCTAATAAAGGATATTCTGCTCAATCTGGTTTTCAAAACATCTATAGGCAGGAAATTGCTTCTGAAGGCTTTTCCCCTTGAAGAAGAAGGCAAGGGTACCGGTTATACTGAACGCAGGCTTACGGCAGTTCCGACGCACTGCATGTCTGCTTATCTTAAGGCGCTGTATTTATACGCTCGGGAAACGAATCTTCACTCCCGACCCAAGTTGCCTGTCAGGACATTGTTTCCTATACCTAGAGAAACTTTTGGACAGGTGGCCGCGTTTGAAAAAAGCTACAGCTGTTGCTTTGAGAAATTCGAAAGCATAAGTGTTGAAGGGTCGGTTCATAATCCTGTTGTTGAAGACCCGAGGTTGTTCTCTGAGGCCGTGCTTCCGAGGCTTCTGGATTGCTCTTGA
- the deoC gene encoding deoxyribose-phosphate aldolase translates to MPKSAEDLAGFIDASMLRPEATRSDMEHFLEEAVLYNFKSVFLHPSWIADAQQIIKGSPVRLGIAIGYPHGANLTKTKLFEIEQGLEMGAEEFDMVINIGRFRTGDTIWVAGEIERARRRTEKKILKIIIETGWLNDDEKKTAARITADAGADYVKTSTGVVAPGATSSDVKLLYEAVQGKIGVKASGGIRSLDQTIRMLEAGASRIGSSHGRAIIEEAKIRFASFSH, encoded by the coding sequence ATGCCAAAATCTGCCGAAGACCTGGCAGGGTTCATAGACGCTTCAATGCTAAGGCCTGAAGCTACCAGATCAGATATGGAGCATTTCTTGGAAGAGGCTGTACTTTACAATTTCAAATCAGTTTTCCTTCATCCTTCATGGATTGCGGACGCCCAGCAGATAATTAAAGGTTCGCCTGTAAGACTTGGCATCGCCATAGGATACCCTCACGGCGCCAATCTGACTAAAACAAAACTTTTCGAGATAGAGCAAGGACTTGAGATGGGTGCTGAGGAGTTTGATATGGTTATAAACATAGGAAGGTTTCGTACGGGTGATACTATCTGGGTTGCTGGTGAAATAGAACGTGCAAGGCGCAGGACTGAAAAGAAGATACTTAAAATAATCATAGAAACTGGCTGGTTGAATGATGATGAGAAGAAGACTGCCGCCAGGATCACGGCTGACGCAGGGGCCGATTACGTTAAAACATCAACAGGCGTCGTAGCCCCCGGCGCGACTTCATCAGACGTAAAGCTTCTTTACGAAGCCGTACAGGGAAAGATTGGAGTAAAAGCTTCGGGAGGTATTAGAAGCCTGGACCAGACTATCCGGATGCTTGAGGCAGGCGCTTCGCGAATCGGTTCATCACACGGTCGAGCAATAATCGAAGAGGCAAAAATAAGATTCGCCTCTTTCTCTCATTAA